A genomic segment from Triticum dicoccoides isolate Atlit2015 ecotype Zavitan chromosome 1A, WEW_v2.0, whole genome shotgun sequence encodes:
- the LOC119280051 gene encoding zinc finger CCCH domain-containing protein 44-like isoform X2 — translation MGKRKAKKPAARPRSGAGGSVPRPVSEGETETEPEPDGEEGDFCFVCKDGGHLRLCDYRNCNKAYHPKCVEKDEDFLNSDEDFICGWHTCCICKGHSYYRCLCCPVKSVCYGCLREADFVQVGRRQTKGLCANCLRLGIMIENNIQTDSDGERVDFSDRSTVEFLFKEYWEIIIKKEGLTLDILQEAYASLNDGPDQMSDSENFPKVQDSSDDDFLGNSDGGDAEPICPSNLNGTSNKVKPFLKHAKSKKNVYVGWGSKELIGFLESIGKDTSKSLDQFGAAEVVKEYIRQKDLSQKDKKKHVICDEKLKKLFRKSKIKYNKIYSLLERHIAANDTSEDETFASSEDNSDSCMKKRTRTMTSGSGFTTSKGTSEINKRCFASLVCDNIKLIYLKKSLVVDLLKQPEAFENKVIGCFVRVKNDPKDYSYHKPKAFYQIGQVTGIRKSSEEYKVKDMSTDMLLCVSSCWSEVKISMLSEEDFGEDECEDFRLFVQKENSKRLTVAELEEKARSVHRDIVTHWIDKELKRLDNLIELANEKGWRCEKLEYIDKRQLLRSPSERQRLLEEVPQVIPDLEDNKDTELLVAASEKSFQMNTATLQGASGDRAVFSERYSEESKGANGEKAVRLTRCSKEKPRGANEIAVCLRSCSEDKSEGANDERAVCLKSYSEGANEKAAHMKSFSEEKTKGASEDRAVSLESCPEENSKGANEEAAYLKSCSEEKSEGTEGDTDTPKTCVQNQGTADTKSNAAGDTPRTNVQSQSTQGSEENAAGDKLGANVQKQGAEGNAACIPAEVINIDDDEDDPTHDQGANVVVVDMDADESGNIHVAQRKTRQSGMWHYRDPFGDEQGPFSLELLDGWNMQGYFDDDFRVWRAGQSSDSAILLKDALRLKR, via the exons ATGGGGAAAAGGAAGGCCAAGAAACCCGCCGCGAGGCCCCGCAGCGGCGCGGGCGGGAGCGTGCCGCGGCCGGTGAGCGAGGGCGAGACCGAGACCGAGCCCGAGCCCGACGGGGAGGAGGGCGACTTCTGCTTCGTCTGCAAGGACGGCGGCCACCTCCGCCTCTGCGACTACAG GAACTGCAACAAGGCTTACCATCCCAAGTGCGTGGAAAAGGATGAGGATTTCCTCAATTCAGATGAGGACTTCATCTGCG GTTGGCACACATGCTGTATCTGCAAAGGGCATTCATACTATCGGTGCCTCTGCTGTCCAGTTAAATCGGTTTGTTATGGTTGCCTGAGAGAAGCAGACTTTGTCCAAGTCGGAAGAAGGCAAACAAAGGGATTATGCGCTAACTGTCTAAGGCTGGGAATCATGATTGAGAATAATATTCAAACCGACTCTGATGGG GAGAGGGTTGATTTCAGTGACAGGTCAACTGTTGAATTTTTGTTTAAGGAATACTGGGAGATAATTATAAAGAAAGAGGGCTTAACATTGGATATCCTTCAAGAAGCTTATGCTAGTTTAAATGATGGCCCGGATCAGATGTCAGATTCTGAGAATTTTCCTAAAGTACAGGACAGCTCAGATGATGATTTCTTGGGCAATAGTGATGGTGGTGATGCTGAGCCAATTTGCCCATCTAATTTAAATGGAACATCAAATAAAGTGAAACCCTTTCTGAAGCATGCAAAATCAAAGAAGAATGTCTATGTTGGTTGGGGTTCAAAAGAGCTGATTGGATTCCTCGAATCAATAGGCAAAGATACATCCAAATCTCTAGATCAATTTGGTGCTGCTGAAGTTGTCAAGGAGTACATTCGACAGAAGGATCTTTCGCAGAAAGATAAGAAAAAGCATGTCATATGTGATGAGAAACTCAAGAAATTGTTTAGAAAATCAAAGATTAAGTACAACAAGATATATAGCTTGCTCGAGAGGCATATTGCTGCAAATGACACatctgaggatgaaacatttgccaGTTCTGAGGATAACAGTGATTCATGTATGAAAAAGAGAACTCGGACCATGACCTCTGGCTCTGGGTTCACTACTTCGAAAGGGACTTCTGAAATAAACAAGAGATGCTTTGCTTCTCTTGTTTGTGACAACATTAAGTTGATATATTTGAAGAAATCCTTAGTTGTGGATCTGCTAAAGCAGCCTGAGGCATTTGAAAATAAAGTTATTGGTTGTTTTGTTAGAGTAAAGAATGACCCCAAAGACTATAGTTACCACAAGCCTAAAGCATTCTACCAGATTGGACAAGTAACTG GCATTAGGAAATCCTCAGAAGAATACAAGGTAAAGGACATGTCTACAGATATGCTTTTGTGTGTTTCCAGCTGCTGGTCTGAAGTCAAAATTTCCATGTTATCAGAGGAAGATTTTGGGGAG GACGAATGTGAAGATTTTCGTCTGTTCGTCCAGAAAGAAAACTCTAAAAGGCTCACTGTT GCTGAGCTTGAGGAAAAAGCGAGAAGTGTACACAGAGATATAGTCACTCAT TGGATCGATAAAGAACTTAAGAGACTGGACAATTTAATTGAATTGGCCAATGAAAAAGGTTGGCGCTGCGA GAAGCTCGAGTACATTGATAAGAGACAGCTATTGCGCTCGCCATCCGAAAGACAACGTCTTCTTGAAGAGGTCCCTCAAGTTATTCCAGATCTGGAAGATAATAAAGACACAGAATTATTAGTCGCAGCATCAGAGAAGTCTTTTCAGATGAATACAGCTACTTTACAAG GTGCCAGTGGGGACAGAGCTGTTTTCTCGGAAAGATACTCAGAAGAATCTAAAG GTGCCAATGGGGAGAAAGCTGTTCGTTTGACACGTTGCTCAAAAGAAAAGCCTAGAG GTGCCAATGAGATAGCTGTTTGCTTGAGAAGTTGCTCGGAAGACAAATCTGAAG GTGCCAATGACGAGAGAGCTGTTTGCTTGAAAAGTTACTCAGAAG GTGCCAATGAGAAAGCTGCTCACATGAAAAGTTTCTCTGAAGAAAAGACTAAAG GTGCCAGTGAGGACAGAGCTGTTTCCTTAGAAAGTTGCCCAGAAGAAAATTCTAAAG GTGCCAATGAGGAAGCTGCTTACCTGAAAAGTTGCTCTGAAGAAAAATCTGAAG GTACTGAAGGTGACACTGATACACCGAAAACGTGTGTTCAAAATCAGGGCACTGCAG ACACTAAATCCAATGCTGCTGGCGATACACCTAGAacaaatgtccaaagccagagtacTCAGG GTAGTGAAGAGAATGCTGCTGGTGATAAACTGGGAGCAAATGTCCAGAAGCAGGGTGCTGAAG GCAATGCCGCTTGCATCCCAGCCGAAGTAATCAACATTGATGACGACGAAGATGATCCGACGCATGATCAAGGTGCAAACGTGGTTGTTGTTGATATGGATGCCGATGAGTCTGGGAATATTCATGTGGCGCAACGCAAGACAAGGCAGTCGGGCATGTGGCATTACAGGGATCCTTTTGGTGACGAGCAAGGCCCCTTCTCTCTAGAGCTGTTGGATGGTTGGAACATGCAAGGGTACTTCGACGATGACTTCAGGGTCTGGAGAGCCGGTCAGTCTAGCGACTCTGCCATCTTGCTCAAGGACGCTCTGCGCCTGAAGCGCTGA
- the LOC119280051 gene encoding zinc finger CCCH domain-containing protein 44-like isoform X1, translating into MGKRKAKKPAARPRSGAGGSVPRPVSEGETETEPEPDGEEGDFCFVCKDGGHLRLCDYRNCNKAYHPKCVEKDEDFLNSDEDFICGWHTCCICKGHSYYRCLCCPVKSVCYGCLREADFVQVGRRQTKGLCANCLRLGIMIENNIQTDSDGERVDFSDRSTVEFLFKEYWEIIIKKEGLTLDILQEAYASLNDGPDQMSDSENFPKVQDSSDDDFLGNSDGGDAEPICPSNLNGTSNKVKPFLKHAKSKKNVYVGWGSKELIGFLESIGKDTSKSLDQFGAAEVVKEYIRQKDLSQKDKKKHVICDEKLKKLFRKSKIKYNKIYSLLERHIAANDTSEDETFASSEDNSDSCMKKRTRTMTSGSGFTTSKGTSEINKRCFASLVCDNIKLIYLKKSLVVDLLKQPEAFENKVIGCFVRVKNDPKDYSYHKPKAFYQIGQVTGIRKSSEEYKVKDMSTDMLLCVSSCWSEVKISMLSEEDFGEDECEDFRLFVQKENSKRLTVAELEEKARSVHRDIVTHWIDKELKRLDNLIELANEKGWRCEKLEYIDKRQLLRSPSERQRLLEEVPQVIPDLEDNKDTELLVAASEKSFQMNTATLQGASGDRAVFSERYSEESKGANGEKAVRLTRCSKEKPRGANEIAVCLRSCSEDKSEGANDERAVCLKSYSEGANEKAAHMKSFSEEKTKGASEDRAVSLESCPEENSKGANEEAAYLKSCSEEKSEGANDGRAVSLSLKSCPEENSKGTEGDTDTPKTCVQNQGTADTKSNAAGDTPRTNVQSQSTQGSEENAAGDKLGANVQKQGAEGNAACIPAEVINIDDDEDDPTHDQGANVVVVDMDADESGNIHVAQRKTRQSGMWHYRDPFGDEQGPFSLELLDGWNMQGYFDDDFRVWRAGQSSDSAILLKDALRLKR; encoded by the exons ATGGGGAAAAGGAAGGCCAAGAAACCCGCCGCGAGGCCCCGCAGCGGCGCGGGCGGGAGCGTGCCGCGGCCGGTGAGCGAGGGCGAGACCGAGACCGAGCCCGAGCCCGACGGGGAGGAGGGCGACTTCTGCTTCGTCTGCAAGGACGGCGGCCACCTCCGCCTCTGCGACTACAG GAACTGCAACAAGGCTTACCATCCCAAGTGCGTGGAAAAGGATGAGGATTTCCTCAATTCAGATGAGGACTTCATCTGCG GTTGGCACACATGCTGTATCTGCAAAGGGCATTCATACTATCGGTGCCTCTGCTGTCCAGTTAAATCGGTTTGTTATGGTTGCCTGAGAGAAGCAGACTTTGTCCAAGTCGGAAGAAGGCAAACAAAGGGATTATGCGCTAACTGTCTAAGGCTGGGAATCATGATTGAGAATAATATTCAAACCGACTCTGATGGG GAGAGGGTTGATTTCAGTGACAGGTCAACTGTTGAATTTTTGTTTAAGGAATACTGGGAGATAATTATAAAGAAAGAGGGCTTAACATTGGATATCCTTCAAGAAGCTTATGCTAGTTTAAATGATGGCCCGGATCAGATGTCAGATTCTGAGAATTTTCCTAAAGTACAGGACAGCTCAGATGATGATTTCTTGGGCAATAGTGATGGTGGTGATGCTGAGCCAATTTGCCCATCTAATTTAAATGGAACATCAAATAAAGTGAAACCCTTTCTGAAGCATGCAAAATCAAAGAAGAATGTCTATGTTGGTTGGGGTTCAAAAGAGCTGATTGGATTCCTCGAATCAATAGGCAAAGATACATCCAAATCTCTAGATCAATTTGGTGCTGCTGAAGTTGTCAAGGAGTACATTCGACAGAAGGATCTTTCGCAGAAAGATAAGAAAAAGCATGTCATATGTGATGAGAAACTCAAGAAATTGTTTAGAAAATCAAAGATTAAGTACAACAAGATATATAGCTTGCTCGAGAGGCATATTGCTGCAAATGACACatctgaggatgaaacatttgccaGTTCTGAGGATAACAGTGATTCATGTATGAAAAAGAGAACTCGGACCATGACCTCTGGCTCTGGGTTCACTACTTCGAAAGGGACTTCTGAAATAAACAAGAGATGCTTTGCTTCTCTTGTTTGTGACAACATTAAGTTGATATATTTGAAGAAATCCTTAGTTGTGGATCTGCTAAAGCAGCCTGAGGCATTTGAAAATAAAGTTATTGGTTGTTTTGTTAGAGTAAAGAATGACCCCAAAGACTATAGTTACCACAAGCCTAAAGCATTCTACCAGATTGGACAAGTAACTG GCATTAGGAAATCCTCAGAAGAATACAAGGTAAAGGACATGTCTACAGATATGCTTTTGTGTGTTTCCAGCTGCTGGTCTGAAGTCAAAATTTCCATGTTATCAGAGGAAGATTTTGGGGAG GACGAATGTGAAGATTTTCGTCTGTTCGTCCAGAAAGAAAACTCTAAAAGGCTCACTGTT GCTGAGCTTGAGGAAAAAGCGAGAAGTGTACACAGAGATATAGTCACTCAT TGGATCGATAAAGAACTTAAGAGACTGGACAATTTAATTGAATTGGCCAATGAAAAAGGTTGGCGCTGCGA GAAGCTCGAGTACATTGATAAGAGACAGCTATTGCGCTCGCCATCCGAAAGACAACGTCTTCTTGAAGAGGTCCCTCAAGTTATTCCAGATCTGGAAGATAATAAAGACACAGAATTATTAGTCGCAGCATCAGAGAAGTCTTTTCAGATGAATACAGCTACTTTACAAG GTGCCAGTGGGGACAGAGCTGTTTTCTCGGAAAGATACTCAGAAGAATCTAAAG GTGCCAATGGGGAGAAAGCTGTTCGTTTGACACGTTGCTCAAAAGAAAAGCCTAGAG GTGCCAATGAGATAGCTGTTTGCTTGAGAAGTTGCTCGGAAGACAAATCTGAAG GTGCCAATGACGAGAGAGCTGTTTGCTTGAAAAGTTACTCAGAAG GTGCCAATGAGAAAGCTGCTCACATGAAAAGTTTCTCTGAAGAAAAGACTAAAG GTGCCAGTGAGGACAGAGCTGTTTCCTTAGAAAGTTGCCCAGAAGAAAATTCTAAAG GTGCCAATGAGGAAGCTGCTTACCTGAAAAGTTGCTCTGAAGAAAAATCTGAAG GTGCCAACGACGGCAGAGCCGTTTCCCTATCCTTAAAAAGTTGTCCAGAAGAAAATTCTAAAG GTACTGAAGGTGACACTGATACACCGAAAACGTGTGTTCAAAATCAGGGCACTGCAG ACACTAAATCCAATGCTGCTGGCGATACACCTAGAacaaatgtccaaagccagagtacTCAGG GTAGTGAAGAGAATGCTGCTGGTGATAAACTGGGAGCAAATGTCCAGAAGCAGGGTGCTGAAG GCAATGCCGCTTGCATCCCAGCCGAAGTAATCAACATTGATGACGACGAAGATGATCCGACGCATGATCAAGGTGCAAACGTGGTTGTTGTTGATATGGATGCCGATGAGTCTGGGAATATTCATGTGGCGCAACGCAAGACAAGGCAGTCGGGCATGTGGCATTACAGGGATCCTTTTGGTGACGAGCAAGGCCCCTTCTCTCTAGAGCTGTTGGATGGTTGGAACATGCAAGGGTACTTCGACGATGACTTCAGGGTCTGGAGAGCCGGTCAGTCTAGCGACTCTGCCATCTTGCTCAAGGACGCTCTGCGCCTGAAGCGCTGA
- the LOC119353785 gene encoding uncharacterized protein LOC119353785: MATTRLRLLLLLFTLLAGTAVFSVSAARDGPAEPAVAGPVGAEPSAYEMLEKFGFPKGILPVGVTGYTLRRSDGAFQVFMDKDCEFEVDGGYKLTYKRTISGRVAGGSLWDLRGVSVKIFFVNWGIDQVVMADADHLMFYVGPLSQAFTSDNFEESPQCRCRGNGVADVGEGAGVGVATM, translated from the coding sequence ATGGCCACCACGCGACTCCGCCTCCTACTCCTCCTATTCACGCTGCTCGCCGGCACCGCCGTCTTCTCCGTCTCCGCCGCCCGCGACGGCCCTGCCGAGCCGGCCGTCGCGGGTCCGGTCGGCGCGGAGCCGAGCGCCTACGAGATGTTGGAGAAATTTGGCTTCCCAAAGGGAATACTCCCGGTGGGCGTCACCGGCTACACGCTCCGGCGGTCGGACGGCGCGTTCCAGGTGTTCATGGACAAGGATTGCGAGTTCGAGGTGGACGGCGGGTACAAGCTTACCTACAAGCGGACGATCTCCGGCAGGGTGGCCGGCGGCAGCTTGTGGGACCTCCGGGGCGTCTCGGTGAAGATCTTCTTCGTCAACTGGGGCATCGACCAGGTGGTCATGGCCGACGCCGACCACCTCATGTTCTACGTCGGCCCGCTCTCCCAGGCCTTCACGTCGGACAACTTCGAGGAGTCCCCGCAGTGCAGGTGCCGTGGCAACGGCGTCGCGGACGTTGGCGAGGGCGCCGGCGTGGGCGTGGCGACGATGTAG
- the LOC119280051 gene encoding zinc finger CCCH domain-containing protein 44-like isoform X3, which yields MGKRKAKKPAARPRSGAGGSVPRPVSEGETETEPEPDGEEGDFCFVCKDGGHLRLCDYRNCNKAYHPKCVEKDEDFLNSDEDFICGWHTCCICKGHSYYRCLCCPVKSVCYGCLREADFVQVGRRQTKGLCANCLRLGIMIENNIQTDSDGERVDFSDRSTVEFLFKEYWEIIIKKEGLTLDILQEAYASLNDGPDQMSDSENFPKVQDSSDDDFLGNSDGGDAEPICPSNLNGTSNKVKPFLKHAKSKKNVYVGWGSKELIGFLESIGKDTSKSLDQFGAAEVVKEYIRQKDLSQKDKKKHVICDEKLKKLFRKSKIKYNKIYSLLERHIAANDTSEDETFASSEDNSDSCMKKRTRTMTSGSGFTTSKGTSEINKRCFASLVCDNIKLIYLKKSLVVDLLKQPEAFENKVIGCFVRVKNDPKDYSYHKPKAFYQIGQVTGIRKSSEEYKVKDMSTDMLLCVSSCWSEVKISMLSEEDFGEDECEDFRLFVQKENSKRLTVAELEEKARSVHRDIVTHWIDKELKRLDNLIELANEKGWRCEKLEYIDKRQLLRSPSERQRLLEEVPQVIPDLEDNKDTELLVAASEKSFQMNTATLQGASGDRAVFSERYSEESKGANGEKAVRLTRCSKEKPRGANEIAVCLRSCSEDKSEGANDERAVCLKSYSEGANEKAAHMKSFSEEKTKGASEDRAVSLESCPEENSKGTEGDTDTPKTCVQNQGTADTKSNAAGDTPRTNVQSQSTQGSEENAAGDKLGANVQKQGAEGNAACIPAEVINIDDDEDDPTHDQGANVVVVDMDADESGNIHVAQRKTRQSGMWHYRDPFGDEQGPFSLELLDGWNMQGYFDDDFRVWRAGQSSDSAILLKDALRLKR from the exons ATGGGGAAAAGGAAGGCCAAGAAACCCGCCGCGAGGCCCCGCAGCGGCGCGGGCGGGAGCGTGCCGCGGCCGGTGAGCGAGGGCGAGACCGAGACCGAGCCCGAGCCCGACGGGGAGGAGGGCGACTTCTGCTTCGTCTGCAAGGACGGCGGCCACCTCCGCCTCTGCGACTACAG GAACTGCAACAAGGCTTACCATCCCAAGTGCGTGGAAAAGGATGAGGATTTCCTCAATTCAGATGAGGACTTCATCTGCG GTTGGCACACATGCTGTATCTGCAAAGGGCATTCATACTATCGGTGCCTCTGCTGTCCAGTTAAATCGGTTTGTTATGGTTGCCTGAGAGAAGCAGACTTTGTCCAAGTCGGAAGAAGGCAAACAAAGGGATTATGCGCTAACTGTCTAAGGCTGGGAATCATGATTGAGAATAATATTCAAACCGACTCTGATGGG GAGAGGGTTGATTTCAGTGACAGGTCAACTGTTGAATTTTTGTTTAAGGAATACTGGGAGATAATTATAAAGAAAGAGGGCTTAACATTGGATATCCTTCAAGAAGCTTATGCTAGTTTAAATGATGGCCCGGATCAGATGTCAGATTCTGAGAATTTTCCTAAAGTACAGGACAGCTCAGATGATGATTTCTTGGGCAATAGTGATGGTGGTGATGCTGAGCCAATTTGCCCATCTAATTTAAATGGAACATCAAATAAAGTGAAACCCTTTCTGAAGCATGCAAAATCAAAGAAGAATGTCTATGTTGGTTGGGGTTCAAAAGAGCTGATTGGATTCCTCGAATCAATAGGCAAAGATACATCCAAATCTCTAGATCAATTTGGTGCTGCTGAAGTTGTCAAGGAGTACATTCGACAGAAGGATCTTTCGCAGAAAGATAAGAAAAAGCATGTCATATGTGATGAGAAACTCAAGAAATTGTTTAGAAAATCAAAGATTAAGTACAACAAGATATATAGCTTGCTCGAGAGGCATATTGCTGCAAATGACACatctgaggatgaaacatttgccaGTTCTGAGGATAACAGTGATTCATGTATGAAAAAGAGAACTCGGACCATGACCTCTGGCTCTGGGTTCACTACTTCGAAAGGGACTTCTGAAATAAACAAGAGATGCTTTGCTTCTCTTGTTTGTGACAACATTAAGTTGATATATTTGAAGAAATCCTTAGTTGTGGATCTGCTAAAGCAGCCTGAGGCATTTGAAAATAAAGTTATTGGTTGTTTTGTTAGAGTAAAGAATGACCCCAAAGACTATAGTTACCACAAGCCTAAAGCATTCTACCAGATTGGACAAGTAACTG GCATTAGGAAATCCTCAGAAGAATACAAGGTAAAGGACATGTCTACAGATATGCTTTTGTGTGTTTCCAGCTGCTGGTCTGAAGTCAAAATTTCCATGTTATCAGAGGAAGATTTTGGGGAG GACGAATGTGAAGATTTTCGTCTGTTCGTCCAGAAAGAAAACTCTAAAAGGCTCACTGTT GCTGAGCTTGAGGAAAAAGCGAGAAGTGTACACAGAGATATAGTCACTCAT TGGATCGATAAAGAACTTAAGAGACTGGACAATTTAATTGAATTGGCCAATGAAAAAGGTTGGCGCTGCGA GAAGCTCGAGTACATTGATAAGAGACAGCTATTGCGCTCGCCATCCGAAAGACAACGTCTTCTTGAAGAGGTCCCTCAAGTTATTCCAGATCTGGAAGATAATAAAGACACAGAATTATTAGTCGCAGCATCAGAGAAGTCTTTTCAGATGAATACAGCTACTTTACAAG GTGCCAGTGGGGACAGAGCTGTTTTCTCGGAAAGATACTCAGAAGAATCTAAAG GTGCCAATGGGGAGAAAGCTGTTCGTTTGACACGTTGCTCAAAAGAAAAGCCTAGAG GTGCCAATGAGATAGCTGTTTGCTTGAGAAGTTGCTCGGAAGACAAATCTGAAG GTGCCAATGACGAGAGAGCTGTTTGCTTGAAAAGTTACTCAGAAG GTGCCAATGAGAAAGCTGCTCACATGAAAAGTTTCTCTGAAGAAAAGACTAAAG GTGCCAGTGAGGACAGAGCTGTTTCCTTAGAAAGTTGCCCAGAAGAAAATTCTAAAG GTACTGAAGGTGACACTGATACACCGAAAACGTGTGTTCAAAATCAGGGCACTGCAG ACACTAAATCCAATGCTGCTGGCGATACACCTAGAacaaatgtccaaagccagagtacTCAGG GTAGTGAAGAGAATGCTGCTGGTGATAAACTGGGAGCAAATGTCCAGAAGCAGGGTGCTGAAG GCAATGCCGCTTGCATCCCAGCCGAAGTAATCAACATTGATGACGACGAAGATGATCCGACGCATGATCAAGGTGCAAACGTGGTTGTTGTTGATATGGATGCCGATGAGTCTGGGAATATTCATGTGGCGCAACGCAAGACAAGGCAGTCGGGCATGTGGCATTACAGGGATCCTTTTGGTGACGAGCAAGGCCCCTTCTCTCTAGAGCTGTTGGATGGTTGGAACATGCAAGGGTACTTCGACGATGACTTCAGGGTCTGGAGAGCCGGTCAGTCTAGCGACTCTGCCATCTTGCTCAAGGACGCTCTGCGCCTGAAGCGCTGA